The Microcoleus sp. FACHB-68 genome contains the following window.
TGACTATCAGACCAGAAAAGCGGACGAACCGGCGGATAACCCTTTTTACTGGCTTCCCAAGCCAACGTGTAGAAGTAGGGAAGCAGCCGGTAGCGCAGTTCCAAGAATTGCCGAATGATACTCAGGTAAGGTTCGCCATACGTCCAAGGTGTGCGCTGTTCAACGTTATTAGAAGAGTGGGTGCGGCAAAACGTTAAAAAGCTAGACATTTGGAACCAGCGCAGGTAAAGCTCAGCGGGAGGATTTCCTTGGAAACCGCCAATATCTGGGCCACTGTAAGGAATTCCTGACAATCCTAAACCCACGACTGTTGATACAGTCAGTCGCAGCGCAGCCCAGGTACACTCAATGTCACCCGTCCAAGTCCAGGCATAGCGCTGGAGTCCCGCCCAACCGGCACGAGAAACAATAAAAGGACGCCGATCCTGGTAGCCGCGCAGGGCTTCGTAGCCGGCTTCCGCTTGCAGCAACCCATAAATATTATGAGCCTCGCGGTGATCCCCGCCTCTGCCTTCCATTAAATGCTGGGTTGGTTTGGGCAGTGAGCGATCGCCCCAAAGGATAAAGGCTGCCGGCTCGTTCATATCATGCCAAAATCCCGCCACGCCGACATCAAGAAGGTATAAATACTGCCGGCTCCACCACTTGCGAACCACCGGATTTGTAAAGTCTGGGAAAACACACCAACCGGGCCAAACCGGGGCCACCACAAGCTTGCCATCAGGGAGCCGGCAAAACGCTTCCAGCAATTGACCTTCTAGGAATAAGTTACTTTGCCGGCTATATTTAATCCCCGGATTCATAATCGTAATAAACCGCACCCCTTGCTCTGCGAGTTCTTGCGTAAAACCCTTGAGATTGGGAAATCGATCTGGGTCGATTGTAAAGGCACGAAACCCAACCTGAATATCGATATCTAGGTGAATGGCACTCAGCGGCAAATTGTGACGTTTAAACGCCTCTGCTTCTTCTCTAACGACCTCTTCGGTACGGTAGCCCCAGTGAGATTGGTGATAGCCCAAAGCCCAGCGGGGAGGCAGGGGGGCGCGTCCGGTTAACTCTGTATAGCGCTCTAGCAGATGAGGAGGAGAGCCAGAACTTAGATAATAACGCAGCGATCCCCCTTCAAAATCGGCGGTGGCATTATCATCAAAGGTAAATTTTGCCTCAAAAGAATTTTCATAGAAAATGAGGTAACTCCCTGAAGCGTGAAGTCCGATATAAACGGGAATGCAGATATACATCGGGTCTGAACCCGGCCCATACATCCCCGCCGCGTCGTAGTTCCACATCCGGTAAGAAGTTTGCACTCTGCCGTCTTTGGGATCGCGCAGATTGATCGGAAATGCGCGTTCTCCAAGTCCGTAGATGTGTTCTTCTTTTCGCAGTTGCGCTTGATGAACCCATCCGTCACCCTTCCGCTGGGGAGGCATTTCTTCCCGCAATAGTTGCCCATCGGCGTCGTAAAATTTCAGACTGCCATCAATGCTAACCGTCACTTTCAGGCCGGCTGGCTCTTGGCTTGATACACTCCAGCTATCACCGGCTTCTTCCAGTACGGTTTCTACATCTGGCCAATCTTGACGGGCGATGGCGTAGGGAACCGGCGCGATGCCGCCTAACCAGTTTACTCGGACAAAATCAGGCTTGAGAAAGCTGATTTCTAGTTCTGTTTGCTCGAAGTAAAAATGAGCGCCTCTGGCAGTTGGCTCAGCCTTGAGGAGTTTTCCGGGTTTGTCAAACGCTTCCTGTGCCGGTGGGATGGCAAACTCGCGTTCTAGCCGGTCTCGTCTGCGCGAATACAGATACGCCTTTGGGGTGTAGCTCACGTAGAAGAGCGACCCTAAAAAAAACTTGACTTTCAGTGATAGCTGCTTGAAGAGGCTCATAAGGCTTTTGTCAGTTTGCGATCAGATGTTGTCAGCCGCCTAACAATTTCTTTAATAGTTAAACTCTTCAATTATTTGCAAGTTTCACTGCCGGCGTTATCAATCCTGGGACGGATTTACTCCAATGAATAGAAGTTTCTGATGTTCGTGACTTTTTTCCAAGTACGAATTTTATACTTCAAATGTAATTGTTACTTTTGCTACAGTTGAATTCGCTTAAGTATTGCCGGCTACAACTGATATTCACACAGAATTATTCCTTAAGTAAAAAACAAATCAACTGTAAGGATGAAGTTGTTATTTTTAAGCTGCTGTTGAATGTAGAGGATATCTAAGAATTCTTTTACTCAAAACACTACAGCCATGTTTGACCTCGGAGATTGCGTCGTCAATCTAAAAACCGACAACTTCGGCAAAGTTATTGGATACGGCCACAAAATGAGTGACAATGTTTATACGACAACGCTTAAAGTTTTAGTGGCGCAATCTGAAACTTCTGGAAAAAGAAGATTTATATTCAGCCTGGGTGACGGGGTCGGAAATAAATTCTTCCACTGCTTCAAAATTAACCAGTTTCCAGGCAAAAAAAATATAACCGAACCAGGAGAGTGCGGGAGAGAATTTAAGGGCAGACATCTTGCCTGCCCTCGCCCGCGTATTTTTCCCACTATGCTGCCTCAGGATTCAGTTGAATCATCTCCCAAGTTGTATAGGTTCCAACTGGACTCCACAGCAAATAAGGTAAAAGTAAAGCCGCTGCCCATCCTGAAATAGGCCAAGCAAGCAGTGCCAGTACAACGCCTAAAATAACTCCAGATCCTCCTAGAATTGTGCCAATTTTCAGGCTACGAAGTCTGAGGGTCATCGGAATATAAGCGACTGTTACAATCTCCAGTAGCAGGTATAATCCCATCAGCAGCCAAGTTTTGAGGCTGCCTGGATCTTTATCCCAAACAATCGTAGCAGAGGCGGCTCCTGCCACAAAAACTATAGTCCAAATAAATGGAATAGCCGGCTCAAAAACTAGCCAATCAGGCCGGCGCAGGTGTACACCCCATATAGTATCTCGTGGCTTCATCAACGCAGTGCCCAAGGCAACTATGAAGGTAACACCTCCAATCACCATCCAAGGTTTTATCATCTTTTGACCCTTCAGTAAACGGCAAAGTTCTGCTGCTTTGAATTTGAAAAACAGCCCGATAAAATGATCGTGTCAGGTTCAATCAAGACTTTAATCAGCCTTTGGGATGAAAGTGCTTTACAACCTAAGTTGAGTTCAGGCTTATTTGCCCAAAGATATCGAAAAAGGCCCAAATCCTACTGAAGCCGAACGAGCTGCCTCTTCTGCGATCTCTACAAGAGTTGGCAAAGCTACAAAGCGAACGCTTTCAGGTGAGCTAAATTTGATTTCTCCGGGATCTTTGTGAATTTCAGAAGTGACAACTAACAGACGGAATGAATAAGTCTCTGTCTTCTGGAAAGGACGCAAAACAAAGTCAATTTCAGACTTTGGTTCACCAAAGGTGAGCGGCGTAAGTTGCTCGACTTGATGATGTCTATCAGGTGATTGTGACTCTATATAGATTGCTACATCGCCTTGAGTTAAGGTAATACCAAATTTAAAGTCCTCAAAATCTTCGTCTCCTTGATTGCTGACATGGAGCTGAACGAGCTGTACTTCTTCATATTTATAATCTTTTTCACCGTCAGACAAGGTAATTTGGTTGCGGTGACTGGAAGGCCCAAGGGGGTCTTTAAAAGTAGGAAATGTATCAACTCGGCGACCGATGGGTTGTTTTTGCTTCCGAAAATTAGAAATAGCAGTTTGAATTAATACTCCAACTACAACACCGGCAAGAGCGATGCCGGCAAGCACAAGGATTACAATTGTGTCCCACCTGATATCAGAAAATTGTTCTAACAAAGTTACTCCTTTGATTAAAGTGAATTATGACTTTAGATGTATTCGCTAACACACCATATTTTTACAAAAGAACTCACCTATTTTTTTAAATGCTGAGGTTGCTTTGTAAATCAGGGTATCTGCTTCTAATTCTAATAATTTTAATTGACTTGCCACGCTCAAATTATTCGCTAAGGCATAAATCTGGAGGCAATACAGCTCGGTTAAGGATATTGGTAAGCCCAAAAACGTTGAATCAAGTGGGCGAGAAAGTGGGAAAGCACAGGAACAGGGCAATGAGGAAACGACATGAAGGAAGTGTATCGGCAAAAAAAGCTACTGTGGCCTTCACTTGGAAGCCGGCATTTTAAAAATTCATTAAACTTTATCAAAGACAGGGATGCTTATTGAGCAGCTCGCCGGCAGTTCCTACAAAAACAAGAAGTTTATGACGGTTCGCAAGGACACAATTTTTGAGCGCTTCTTAGCGCCGGTGTTTCAACTCCTGATTGATCGCGACGAACTTGATCGGTTTTATAAAAGTATCGATTGGGAAGCTGAAGCCGCTCGCTTTGTCGCCCCAGATTTCGCTTATCCCGACTATTACAGCACCCAAAATTTCCACGGTATCCAAAACGGATATCTGAATGCCGGCGCGGCAGTTTCCTACGATCCCATCACCCAGTATGTGATGCCGCCTCATGAAACTTGGGTGCGCCAAGGTTTAATTGATGCAATTCGATGCCGGCCTCGACGGATTTTAGATTTGGGCTGCGGCACCGGCTCAACGACGCTGATGTTAAAACAAGCGTTTCCCGAAGCCGAAGTCATTGGTCTGGATCTGTCACCCTATATGCTGGTAAGGGCTGAGTATAAAGCCAGAGAAGCTGGATTGAACATTCAGTGGCGTCATGGCAAAGCTGAAACCACCGGCTTCCCTGACGCCTCCTTTGATTTAGTTACCGCATCGTTGCTGTTCCACGAAACACCGCCGGCAGTCTCCCAAGCGATCCTCCGCGAAAGCTTTCGGCTGCTTACTCCAGGCGGCGAGATGATGGTATTAGATGGCCGTCAAAAAACTTTGCGTCAAAGCGAGTGGTTAACTGATATTTTTGAAGAGCCTTACATCAAAGACTATGCTGCCGGTAGCCTGGATGCTTGGATCGGAGCCGCTGGATTTGAGGCTACCCGCACCGAGGATCTGTGGTGGGTGCATCAAGTGAGTGGGGGTGTTAAACCGCTTTCAGCTCAAGATGCAGCAGCCGTGAGAGCGCGAGTACGCCCGGATACAACCGGCATCTCGGACAGTCCCGATTCAGATGGTTTGCCGGCTCCAGCCTTCAGTTAAGTGGGATGTATTAAGGCTTCTTGACTGTTTGTTTCTTTTATGCTTAACCTATTTACTTTTGCCTTCCCAAGCCCCCAGTCCAGATGACTCTCAAAGCAGTTTTATTTGATTTCAACGGTGTCATTATCAACGATGAGCCAATCCACAAGCAGCTGATTGAGCAGCTATTTATTGAGGAAAACCTGCGGCCTAAGCGAGGGGAGTTCCGGCAGTTTTGTTTGGGGCGCAGTGATCGCGCTTGTATTAACGAGTTATTCGCCTCACGCGGGCGAGTTCTGAGTGAGGGCTACTTAAATCAACTGATTGTCCGTAAGGCGCAAGCTTATCAGCAACACTTGGAAACACTGGAAACTTTGCCTATCTATCCGGGGTTGGAAGACTTTATCTTCAAATTACAAGCTGCCGGCTTGAAACTGGGGGTGGTGAGCGGGGCGCTGCGGGTAGAGATTGAAACGGTATTAAACCGCGCTCAACTCGCACAGCACTTTCCTGTAATTGTGGCGGGAGACGATATCACCACCAGCAAACCCGAACCCGATGGATATTTGCTGGCAGTGGAACGCTTGAAGCAGCAGTATCCAGAACTCGACCTGAAACCTTGGGAATGTTTGGCTATTGAAGATACGCCGGCAGGAATTCAGGCGGCTTACCATGCCACTATGCAAGTAGTGGGAGTCGCAAATACTTATCCGTTTCATATGCTACAGCGTCAAGCAAGCTGGACGGTAGATTATCTGGCAGACTTGGAACTTGATCGGGTGCAGCATGACTATGAGCAAGCGATGATTGAACAAAAAGCGGGATAAGCCGGCTCGTGATTTTCAAGTTGAGATCTGAGATTTGCAATAAATTCACACACAGTCCTCTTGGTTAGTGCTAAGATGGTTTAGGCACGAAATCAGGCGTGCCGGTTTCGCTTGTAAGGGGAATTAGCTCAGCTGGTAGAGCGCTGCGATCGCACCGCAGAGGTCAGGGATTCGAGTTCCCTATTCTCCATTAGTTTTTGTCGAATGTCACATTATTTATCCGTGTTGACACATTGTTGTCCGCGATGCTAAATTACCTAAAATTTTTCCTTCAACCCGCCCCTATTCGGGAGGTTTGTTGAAACGCTAGAGAATCCAACTACTTTTTTTCTTTTAGGATTTTTCACCCTGTCCCTATTCAGGAGGTTTGTTGGTAATATTGCCATGTGGTCAGATATCACCATGCCTTATAAATGCGGTATACAAGAACGATAGCAGACATATAAAATCGACTGGGTTTACCGAGAACTAGGGGTGCTGTTTTGATATTTGCTAAACAGTTGTTTGACTAGACCCGCAAGCTACCTACCCTGCTGTCGCCAAGTTTCAAAGTCTGGATATGTGTCAACTTGTTTCAGTAGTTCGTTGCTAGTTAGTAATTTCCTTACCTATAAAAATTTCTTCTCTATGACGACGAATAAAATCAGGGTGCGGGTGAAATTTGTTAGGAAAATGTATTTGTTGCCCGCAATAACCGATAAAGTTGCGATATAAGGTTTCATCCGGTAAGAAACTTTCCAGATATGCACTAATAATAAGTCTATAATCCTCATCAAATGTAATCAGCCCCTTGTCAAACGCTGTATCTTGAGTACGAGCAAGACACAAACCATTATGAGGATTAAGCCGATGCTCTATGTAACTACCCCAGGGTAGTATATGGCTTGCAACCAAAAGTTCGGGAATTGGATTACCAGTAATGCAGCAACGGCTGTTGTAGTTAGCTAAAACAGTTTTACGGAAAAAATCCTGTCCTATTCGAGCTTTTACGCTCACTGTTGCTTCTGTTGAACCAGTGGGCTGACTTCTAGGTGTTGTAATCGGTATAGGGTTATTAAATTTTCGTTTGTTAGGTAGTTCATACTCTTCAGGTATTAAATTTTTAAATAGTTCTTGAAACCGTTCTTCACTTTCAACTCCAAGTTCTTCCCAATTGTTATAAAACTCTTGCCAAATTTCTCTGTCTGCTTTACTCGCATTGCGAAGACCTTGAACACCTCTGGCTTTTAATAGAGGATCAAGTGAAGCCAAATTACATAGCTTCATACTTAGGCTGCTTGGTGTTCTTCCTAACTTGTTAGCAACTTCAATAATAATTGGTGTTTTTTCATCTAGCTTTCCAAACGGAAGCTTGCAGTATAAATTCATTGCGATAATTAGTTCATCTCGTAACCAACGCTTACCTACAGCCATTTTTTAGTACCTTAACTATTTAAAACTATTATCTCCGCTAAAAGAGGCAGGACAGAATTCCCAAGTAGCTCAAACATTCTCGTTATAGGTGCATCAAGTACAAAATGATCTGGGTAACTTTGCAGTCCAAGCGTTTTAATTTATCAGGTATATTTTTATATTTACCCTCTTGATACATGATGCTGAATATATACAAATTCTTATTTTTATGCGAACGACAAATATGATTCCTTACCGTATTGTTAGCTTGAATTCTCATTAGCTTTTGAGACTCGGATTGAGGAAAAAATTATAAGCTTTAGGAGATTCAATTTGGTTGGGGGCAGTGTTTTTACTCTTCAAAGGTAAACATCTAGGTTCTAATTCTGGTAAATCTCCAATTGCTTCCCCTACAGAGACGGGAAAACCTATATTCGCATCTGGAAACTCGAAAGCTAGATTCGCATCTTTACGTCTACCAACAATGAATAAGCGTTTACGAATTTGAGGAACCCTGTAATCAGAAACAGTGAGAATTTGATAGCTAAGATTATAGCCTGGATAATCACGGTTTTTTCTACTTGAGCCATTCTCTAGATCTCTTGTCAAATTAGAAAATATCCAGTGATTGAGGAGATAATTCACATTTTCAATTACAAAAAACAAAGGTTTGTAGTATTTAACAAATCTAACAAACTCTTCATATAAAAAATTGCGGGCATCACTTTCAATATGTTTGCCTAATGATTTCATTTTACCAATGCCTACTACTGAAAATACTTGGCAGGGTGGCCCCCCTATTAAAATATCAATTTCTCCCGGCTTGAACCCCAGCTTACTAAAATCAGTAATAGATTCGATAGACTGAGCATCACACATTAGTTTACAGCTAGGGAAATTTTTATAATGAGTTCTTATTGCATGAGGATTTTTATCAATTCCCCCTAATATTTTACAGCCAGCATTCTGAAAGCCTAAGCTCATCCCACCTGCACCGCAAAAGATATCGAGTACCGTAGGTGATTTTTTATTTTTACTTTTCGACTTAAATTCAAGCATTATCAAAAAAACTGTACTACTTTTAATAATTTTACATTAACCTGTAGTTAGTCAATTATAAATATGAAAATATATTTCAAATTCAAGATTAATCTATTTTTAAAAAATCCATTTTTAATAAATCAAAACCTTGATAAAGAACTGCTTAAAACTATACAATTATATGCCAATTCGCTATTTCTCCAAACCCCATAAAACACCGCAGACACCACCCATCAACCCACAATCCCGGAATCTTAAACCTTGCCTTAC
Protein-coding sequences here:
- a CDS encoding glycoside hydrolase family 31 protein gives rise to the protein MSLFKQLSLKVKFFLGSLFYVSYTPKAYLYSRRRDRLEREFAIPPAQEAFDKPGKLLKAEPTARGAHFYFEQTELEISFLKPDFVRVNWLGGIAPVPYAIARQDWPDVETVLEEAGDSWSVSSQEPAGLKVTVSIDGSLKFYDADGQLLREEMPPQRKGDGWVHQAQLRKEEHIYGLGERAFPINLRDPKDGRVQTSYRMWNYDAAGMYGPGSDPMYICIPVYIGLHASGSYLIFYENSFEAKFTFDDNATADFEGGSLRYYLSSGSPPHLLERYTELTGRAPLPPRWALGYHQSHWGYRTEEVVREEAEAFKRHNLPLSAIHLDIDIQVGFRAFTIDPDRFPNLKGFTQELAEQGVRFITIMNPGIKYSRQSNLFLEGQLLEAFCRLPDGKLVVAPVWPGWCVFPDFTNPVVRKWWSRQYLYLLDVGVAGFWHDMNEPAAFILWGDRSLPKPTQHLMEGRGGDHREAHNIYGLLQAEAGYEALRGYQDRRPFIVSRAGWAGLQRYAWTWTGDIECTWAALRLTVSTVVGLGLSGIPYSGPDIGGFQGNPPAELYLRWFQMSSFLTFCRTHSSNNVEQRTPWTYGEPYLSIIRQFLELRYRLLPYFYTLAWEASKKGYPPVRPLFWSDSHDEALWGIDDAFLLGEALLICPIVFDGARSRAVRLPQGRWYHFWDDAQLQGGQMVELEAPLEQIPVLVKAGTILPMEAEGQLTLHLYPPETETSVDYLYSDAGDGYGGYRVDRFQMVLSSNSLELTWESSGDYPFPYTTVRLHLHGVTLQQAWVDDIEVSYQGQQLECQHFEKVRFQGEFAGTTL
- a CDS encoding tryptophan-rich sensory protein is translated as MIKPWMVIGGVTFIVALGTALMKPRDTIWGVHLRRPDWLVFEPAIPFIWTIVFVAGAASATIVWDKDPGSLKTWLLMGLYLLLEIVTVAYIPMTLRLRSLKIGTILGGSGVILGVVLALLAWPISGWAAALLLPYLLWSPVGTYTTWEMIQLNPEAA
- a CDS encoding class I SAM-dependent methyltransferase; the protein is MTVRKDTIFERFLAPVFQLLIDRDELDRFYKSIDWEAEAARFVAPDFAYPDYYSTQNFHGIQNGYLNAGAAVSYDPITQYVMPPHETWVRQGLIDAIRCRPRRILDLGCGTGSTTLMLKQAFPEAEVIGLDLSPYMLVRAEYKAREAGLNIQWRHGKAETTGFPDASFDLVTASLLFHETPPAVSQAILRESFRLLTPGGEMMVLDGRQKTLRQSEWLTDIFEEPYIKDYAAGSLDAWIGAAGFEATRTEDLWWVHQVSGGVKPLSAQDAAAVRARVRPDTTGISDSPDSDGLPAPAFS
- a CDS encoding HAD family phosphatase, with the translated sequence MTLKAVLFDFNGVIINDEPIHKQLIEQLFIEENLRPKRGEFRQFCLGRSDRACINELFASRGRVLSEGYLNQLIVRKAQAYQQHLETLETLPIYPGLEDFIFKLQAAGLKLGVVSGALRVEIETVLNRAQLAQHFPVIVAGDDITTSKPEPDGYLLAVERLKQQYPELDLKPWECLAIEDTPAGIQAAYHATMQVVGVANTYPFHMLQRQASWTVDYLADLELDRVQHDYEQAMIEQKAG
- a CDS encoding HNH endonuclease, with amino-acid sequence MAVGKRWLRDELIIAMNLYCKLPFGKLDEKTPIIIEVANKLGRTPSSLSMKLCNLASLDPLLKARGVQGLRNASKADREIWQEFYNNWEELGVESEERFQELFKNLIPEEYELPNKRKFNNPIPITTPRSQPTGSTEATVSVKARIGQDFFRKTVLANYNSRCCITGNPIPELLVASHILPWGSYIEHRLNPHNGLCLARTQDTAFDKGLITFDEDYRLIISAYLESFLPDETLYRNFIGYCGQQIHFPNKFHPHPDFIRRHREEIFIGKEITN
- a CDS encoding DNA cytosine methyltransferase; translated protein: MLEFKSKSKNKKSPTVLDIFCGAGGMSLGFQNAGCKILGGIDKNPHAIRTHYKNFPSCKLMCDAQSIESITDFSKLGFKPGEIDILIGGPPCQVFSVVGIGKMKSLGKHIESDARNFLYEEFVRFVKYYKPLFFVIENVNYLLNHWIFSNLTRDLENGSSRKNRDYPGYNLSYQILTVSDYRVPQIRKRLFIVGRRKDANLAFEFPDANIGFPVSVGEAIGDLPELEPRCLPLKSKNTAPNQIESPKAYNFFLNPSLKS